AACGGGTATTTGCTTCCCGGAGCTTACTCCGCAGGTCTTCCATTTCGGAAACTTTAAGCCCAGAATAGTCAGCGAAAACAGCGCCCTTGACATCCTCTAAGGTTTGTTCTAAATCCTTTACAATTTCTTTTTTTTGTTGTTTAGTCTTAGCCATAAGTCAATATTTATTATTTACTATTTACTATTTATTATTCATTAAACAAAAATCTGCGATTTTAAGCCGCAGAATATCTGAAAAAACACATTCTTGCCTGAATAGGTTTTACATGCCTTAGCACTACCTATTTTCTGCGGCTACATATTGTTGTTATCAGTATAGCAAATGCTAAAAAATATGTCAAGCTTTAAGGTGTAACCATACCAACCCTAATGCTTGACATTCTTGGTTGCCTTGGCATGTCTGAGTCCCGCCCGCCGAAGCCCTGAGCTTGCCTCTCGGCCATGAGCTCGAGGCCGAATGGTCGAAGGGCGCAGGCGGGTCAACTATTGACTGCTTCCGGCTTTAAATCGTCTAGCGTCGGGAATATTTTGAGCTCAATAATTCTTCTTTCTTCTTCCTGGACCAGCAAGCCCTTCCGCCTCAAAGCCCTATTAGCGATTAAAGCTTTTTCATCTATTTTTCTGTCCCGCACAACTGTATCGCCTTTTAAATCTGCTAATTTTTCATCAAGGTAATCTTTGGTTACCATTTGATTGTCTACATGGTCAATCTTTTTCTCTAGTCTTTGCTCTACGTGGTCAATCTTTTTCTCTAGTCTTTGCTCTACATGGTCAATCTTTTTGTAAACATCGTCAAAAGAGGGTTTTATGTATTTTATAACCCCATCCTCAAAACTTTCATCAAAAATTCCTTTTATTTGTTTTAAGTCTTCTTTTTGCATATTTCTATTATAAAGTAAAATTTATCCACAGTCAAATTATGGGGTAAAATAAAGGGACTCCCACTGAAGTCCCTTGTGCTTGATAACATGTCATTCGTCAATCTTTAAGTTTCCTTACCCTGGCTTTCTCTGGTGATCACATTACCTTGAGCAGTATTTACACTGTTCCCAATCATGGCGTCCCCCAGCCATTGGATGTTGCCCTCATCATATTCCTCCACAATGAAGGCGCCGTGGGTGTCTTCATGACTTAAAGAAAAGCCGTGCCTCTTGCAGGCATCGACAATCTCTCCTAAAAAGGCTTCAACCAACCAATCTTCAACCCTCGCCTCTCTACCTAAATGAAACCGTTTCAATGTCCTCCTCCTTTCCGTAAATTAACCTGACCCTATTTAATGATTGTGCCTTTAAATTTCTTGCCCCCTAAAAACTTCTTAAAATTATCAAGATTAGTGCCTTTCATAATCGCCACTTCAAGTTTCAGCTTAGCCGCAAGCTTAGCCGCAATCGGATCAAAAGGAGAGTTCATTCTGGGAATCCATTTGCCGCCGATTAGCTTTTTATACTCATCCCAGGTCATTTTTTTAATTGGCTTGGCATCTTTGACTTTACGCGGGTCAGCAGTATAAACATAGTCAATATTTGTTAAGTTGACGATTGTCTTGGCGCCTAAATTTTTAGCGATTAAAACCGCGTCTTTATCTGATGAGCAACCGGGCTTCCAGCCGCAGCCAATGATTATTTTTTTGTTGGTCTTCCCGCCAGAGGCGGACCAGCCTCGGGCTGGAATTTTTTTGGTAGGGTCTGTTATTATTTTTTCATAAGCATAATCACCAAATATTGAGCGGACCAATTCAGCGTTGGCGCGGGTAAAGGAGATACCGAGCCAATCCAAATCAATCGGCTTGATCTTAGCAATCTTTTGGGCAAACCCGTTATAGAGTTTATTTATCTTGCCGCCGCCGGTAATGATGGCTGCTCTATTACCACGCTTTGTGTAATCTAAAATTAACTGGCGGAATTTTTTAAGAAATTTGACATCAACTTTGTCTGGGGCGGGAATGATGATTGAGCCGCCAAGGGAGATGATGAGGGTTTTCATGGATTTGCTATTTATTGTTTAACATTTATTGCCTATACCTATTTTTATCAAAACCCAAAACATTATAACCTCTTTTTTAAACTGAACTTAGTATCTTCTGGATAATTATGTTTAATATGCTCAAATGCTTTTATCTCGGCTACTTTGTATGCCTCCTCTTTGGTA
This region of Patescibacteria group bacterium genomic DNA includes:
- the pyrH gene encoding UMP kinase, coding for MKTLIISLGGSIIIPAPDKVDVKFLKKFRQLILDYTKRGNRAAIITGGGKINKLYNGFAQKIAKIKPIDLDWLGISFTRANAELVRSIFGDYAYEKIITDPTKKIPARGWSASGGKTNKKIIIGCGWKPGCSSDKDAVLIAKNLGAKTIVNLTNIDYVYTADPRKVKDAKPIKKMTWDEYKKLIGGKWIPRMNSPFDPIAAKLAAKLKLEVAIMKGTNLDNFKKFLGGKKFKGTIIK